GTCGCTCATCTCGCAGGCTAGGCGATAGGCCATCATCCCGCCGTTGGAGAAGCCGGTGGCGTAGATGCGCTTGCGGTCGATCGGGTACCGCTTTTGGAGCGTGGCAATGAGCGCTCGGATGTAGCCGACGTCGTCCACCTGGTGCTGGACCGCGTAGCCGCAGCAGGAGCCGGCGTTCCAGGTGTAAAACTCTCCCCGGCCCATGGCATTGAGCAGCGGATGCGGCGCGCCAGTACCGTTGGGACAGACTACGATGAAACCGTTTCGATCGGCTTCAGTGTTGAAGCCGGTTTGTTCTATTGCGCTTATGGCATTGCCGCCGCCCCCGTGGAGGTTTATGACTAGTGGCAGCAGTCTTTGGCCCGAAAGAGCTGGTGGCAGGTGCAGGATGTAGCTACGGATGCGGCCGCCGTAGGGCAACGTGTGCCATGAATCGTTAGTGGTGACGTTCCACGGTCCCCCGCAAGCCACAACTGGCAGGGCTAGACACAAGAGGCCTGTCAAGCGCGGAAGGAAGCGCAACTCAGGCACGACGACACCCCTTTACCCATTCGGCCACTGGAGTGTTGATTCCCTGGCGGGCGAAAACCAC
The genomic region above belongs to Candidatus Methylacidithermus pantelleriae and contains:
- a CDS encoding extracellular catalytic domain type 1 short-chain-length polyhydroxyalkanoate depolymerase, whose amino-acid sequence is MPELRFLPRLTGLLCLALPVVACGGPWNVTTNDSWHTLPYGGRIRSYILHLPPALSGQRLLPLVINLHGGGGNAISAIEQTGFNTEADRNGFIVVCPNGTGAPHPLLNAMGRGEFYTWNAGSCCGYAVQHQVDDVGYIRALIATLQKRYPIDRKRIYATGFSNGGMMAYRLACEMSDTFAAMGVVSGTLTDLCCRPVEPVPVIHFHGTADQNVPLLGGVGAKSVDPTPKPPVLEAINFWIKHNGASEQPQVTRFGSITKRVYVAASGRAEVVFYLIAGGGHAWPGGKRMLSILDKPTQELSATHLIWQFFAAHPKP